A section of the Cryobacterium soli genome encodes:
- the pnuC gene encoding nicotinamide riboside transporter PnuC, producing the protein MSLITWLFDAQLQIGTQTILWREIIGNVFGIASAVGGMRRKLWAWPVGIVGNALLFTVFLGAVFGTPNPVNLLGQAGRQVMFIVVSVYGWVQWSRSRSTGTAAVAPHWAGARARIGLGVGLVAGTLVLTPIFRALGSFEPVWADAWIFTGSLLATYGMARGWTEFWLIWVAVDIVGVPLLISAGYYASAVLYLFYGAFTITGFVIWTRVQRRRQALVEVAPL; encoded by the coding sequence GTGTCCCTGATCACCTGGCTGTTCGACGCTCAACTCCAGATCGGCACCCAGACCATCCTCTGGCGGGAGATCATCGGCAATGTCTTCGGCATCGCCAGCGCTGTCGGCGGAATGCGCCGCAAGCTCTGGGCCTGGCCCGTGGGCATAGTCGGCAACGCGCTGCTCTTCACGGTTTTCCTCGGCGCGGTGTTCGGCACGCCCAACCCGGTGAACCTGCTCGGCCAGGCCGGCCGGCAGGTCATGTTCATCGTGGTGTCGGTCTACGGCTGGGTGCAGTGGTCGCGCAGCCGCTCCACCGGCACGGCCGCCGTCGCGCCGCACTGGGCCGGCGCCCGGGCGCGCATCGGCCTGGGGGTGGGCCTGGTCGCCGGCACCCTCGTGCTCACGCCGATCTTCCGGGCCCTTGGCTCGTTCGAACCGGTCTGGGCGGATGCCTGGATCTTCACCGGGTCGCTGCTGGCCACCTACGGCATGGCCCGCGGCTGGACCGAATTCTGGCTGATCTGGGTGGCGGTCGACATCGTCGGGGTGCCGTTGCTGATCAGCGCCGGCTACTACGCCTCTGCCGTGCTCTACCTGTTCTACGGCGCGTTCACCATCACCGGTTTTGTGATCTGGACCCGGGTGCAACGCCGCCGGCAGGCGCTTGTCGAGGTCGCGCCGCTCTGA